The genomic DNA TAAACAAGACATTCTGGTTCATCTGGGTTGGCATCACAAAATAATTCCAAAGCATTTGGATCATGTTTATCCTCTGGATGATGATCCTTATACTCTTCGAGTTCTTTTAGTTCTTCAGTTAAATGTCTGACCTTTGGAAGATTGCCCTCTGCTTTAGCAGATTCGATTTCCGATTGATCTTTTTGGATGTGTTCGTCAATGGATTTCATTTGAAGCTTTTTCGTACTTTAGTAGACATATATAAGATAGTTAATTTCTAATAAAATTGCATTATCTATGAACAAAATAAGTGTTCATTACAACATCATTTTTTTATCGAAATTGTTTTTTATATGTTTTAAGATTCTAATCTAATTATTTCTTTTAGTGATGGTAATACTGGGATTACTTGATTTGGGTTTAAAGGGAATAAAGCTTTGTAGTAATCGTTTTTCCATTCATTTTCGTAGCAAGTCTTATCTACATTAGATATTTTAAAAAATTTTATTCTCCATTCAATAATTTTCTCGAAAAAAGATAGTTCTTTTTCAGTACATTTAAAAAGTTTGCTATATATTAATTCCCATCTTATAAGAGTAGGAAAAAGGTAAATATCTGCGTAAGTTAACTCTTCTCCAAATATCCAATCCCCTTTACTCCGGCTCATTATATCTTCAATCTCGTTTAAAGCTGCAAAAAGATTTTTACTAGCTTTTTCATATGATGACTGGTTTCTGGCGAATCCGCACCTATATACACCATCATTTATGTTGTTATGAATTAAATCTAAAAGATCTTGATCACAGTCTTTGATTCTCAAAGTTTTTTCTTTCGACGTACTTTGTATTGAGTTAAGTAATCTTA from Prochlorococcus marinus CUG1416 includes the following:
- a CDS encoding CP12 domain-containing protein, which encodes MKSIDEHIQKDQSEIESAKAEGNLPKVRHLTEELKELEEYKDHHPEDKHDPNALELFCDANPDEPECLVYDD
- a CDS encoding glutathione S-transferase family protein; its protein translation is MQNKYLVKASKKFWFWFWKQLMNGFAPSDIQGNYKRPEGITINNEYEINNENGQIFLLVGNSCPWCQRTLLVHKIKQLSKEVKVVFLKADVEHCEWIFNKRIKGYARLSDLYKKANKKIIFRATLPLLISFVKDEINILSNESSQIIRLLNSIQSTSKEKTLRIKDCDQDLLDLIHNNINDGVYRCGFARNQSSYEKASKNLFAALNEIEDIMSRSKGDWIFGEELTYADIYLFPTLIRWELIYSKLFKCTEKELSFFEKIIEWRIKFFKISNVDKTCYENEWKNDYYKALFPLNPNQVIPVLPSLKEIIRLES